The Acidimicrobiales bacterium genome has a segment encoding these proteins:
- a CDS encoding phosphotriesterase → MPTLETVKGPIDTSELGPTLMHEHVFVLSPEILQNHPEYWDEGERVTDAVAKLRQLKSAGIDSIVDPTVLGLGRYLPRVQEIAAQIDLNIVAATGLYTYDELPFFFRLKPGPGALVEGPEPMTAMFVRDITEGIADTGVKAAILKCATDEKGVTPGVERVLRACARAHRETGVPITTHTEAASFRGRDQQRVFEEEGVDLSRVVIGHCGDSADLDYLRELMDKGSIIGMDRFGVDAYAPFDQRVQVVADLCEQGYADRMVLAHDAACYMDWIDQDLKEVVLPNWHYTHISNDVLPALRARGVTDDQIDQMLVGNPRRLFDTTALGGY, encoded by the coding sequence ATGCCCACTCTGGAGACCGTCAAGGGGCCCATCGACACCAGCGAGCTGGGGCCGACGCTGATGCACGAGCACGTCTTCGTCCTCAGTCCGGAGATCCTCCAGAACCACCCCGAGTACTGGGACGAGGGGGAGCGGGTCACCGACGCCGTGGCGAAGCTGCGTCAGCTGAAGAGCGCCGGCATCGACTCGATCGTCGATCCGACCGTCCTCGGCCTCGGCCGCTATCTCCCGCGGGTGCAGGAGATCGCGGCGCAGATCGACCTCAACATCGTGGCGGCCACGGGGCTCTACACGTACGACGAGCTGCCGTTCTTCTTCCGGCTGAAGCCCGGGCCCGGCGCGCTCGTCGAGGGGCCCGAGCCCATGACCGCCATGTTCGTCAGGGACATCACCGAGGGCATTGCCGACACCGGGGTGAAGGCCGCCATCCTCAAATGCGCCACCGACGAGAAGGGCGTCACCCCGGGCGTCGAACGGGTGCTGCGAGCGTGTGCCCGCGCCCACCGCGAGACCGGGGTCCCCATCACCACCCACACCGAGGCGGCCAGCTTCCGTGGACGGGACCAGCAGCGGGTGTTCGAGGAGGAGGGCGTCGACCTCAGTCGGGTCGTGATCGGACACTGCGGCGATTCCGCCGACCTCGACTACCTGCGCGAGCTCATGGACAAGGGCTCGATCATCGGCATGGACCGCTTCGGGGTGGATGCGTACGCCCCCTTCGACCAGCGGGTGCAGGTGGTGGCCGACCTCTGCGAGCAGGGCTACGCCGACCGCATGGTCCTCGCCCACGACGCCGCCTGCTACATGGACTGGATCGACCAGGACCTCAAGGAGGTGGTGCTGCCCAACTGGCACTACACCCACATCTCGAACGACGTCCTGCCCGCCCTGCGCGCCCGGGGCGTCACCGACGACCAGATCGACCAGATGCTGGTGGGCAACCCCCGCCGCCTCTTCGACACGACCGCCCTCGGAGGGTACTGA
- a CDS encoding nuclear transport factor 2 family protein — translation MSDDRTHDDRQDLADGQVPDPARMADVVAIQGLAVAYAGAVDDADWDRWEALFTADAHIDYASSGGIVGTPAEVAAWMPDAMSIFTWTMHSIFTHEIHFTGADTATGRVHLLNRNGVEWKGEEEIFDVGGFYEDDYVLVDGHWRFRRRVERTIYLDGGGFAAMLREMIAKQQG, via the coding sequence ATGAGCGACGACCGCACCCACGACGACCGCCAGGACCTCGCCGACGGCCAGGTCCCCGACCCCGCCCGGATGGCCGACGTGGTCGCCATCCAGGGCCTCGCCGTCGCCTATGCCGGGGCGGTGGACGATGCCGACTGGGACCGCTGGGAGGCCCTGTTCACGGCTGACGCGCACATCGACTACGCGTCTTCGGGCGGGATCGTGGGCACTCCTGCGGAGGTGGCGGCATGGATGCCCGACGCGATGTCCATCTTCACCTGGACGATGCACTCGATCTTCACCCACGAGATCCACTTCACAGGTGCGGACACCGCCACCGGTCGGGTCCACCTGCTCAACCGCAACGGCGTGGAGTGGAAGGGCGAGGAGGAGATCTTCGACGTGGGCGGCTTCTACGAGGACGACTACGTCCTCGTGGACGGCCATTGGCGCTTCCGGCGTCGGGTCGAGCGCACGATCTACCTCGACGGTGGCGGCTTCGCGGCGATGCTCCGGGAGATGATCGCCAAACAACAGGGCTGA
- a CDS encoding cyclase family protein codes for MGLTDEFHELAGRVRNWGRWGDEDEIGTLNLVTPEVRRRAAASVRSGRAFSLALPLDEDEGIQVGVIPDRNNPVHRMTMINGALDAEDPEAFTSDDAVDLSLQAATHWDGLCHVSYGGHIYNGYPADSIDEAGASRCGIHRITTLTSRGVLLDVARVKGVDVLEAGYPITAADLDAAEELARVTIQPGDVVLVRTGQYGLLPDKWAYTLGGAGLTMATALWFREHDVAAVATDSLAFEVYPFDGGMTLPVHLLHLVEMGMTQGQNWVLDDLAADCADDGQYDFLLEASPLPFVRAVGSPVNPVAVK; via the coding sequence GTGGGCCTGACCGACGAGTTCCACGAGCTGGCCGGTCGGGTCCGCAACTGGGGCCGCTGGGGTGACGAGGACGAGATCGGCACCCTGAACCTCGTCACGCCCGAGGTGCGCCGGCGTGCCGCCGCGTCGGTGCGCTCCGGTCGGGCGTTCTCCCTCGCGCTGCCCCTGGACGAGGACGAGGGCATCCAGGTGGGGGTCATCCCCGACCGCAACAACCCCGTGCACCGCATGACGATGATCAACGGGGCCCTCGACGCCGAGGACCCCGAGGCCTTCACCAGCGACGACGCCGTGGACCTCTCGCTCCAGGCCGCCACCCACTGGGACGGCCTGTGCCACGTCAGCTACGGGGGCCACATCTACAACGGCTACCCGGCGGACTCCATCGACGAGGCCGGCGCCAGTCGCTGCGGCATCCACCGCATCACCACGCTCACCAGTCGGGGCGTGCTGCTCGACGTGGCCCGGGTCAAGGGCGTCGACGTCCTCGAGGCGGGGTACCCCATCACCGCCGCCGACCTCGACGCCGCCGAGGAGCTCGCCCGGGTGACGATCCAGCCCGGCGACGTGGTGCTGGTACGCACCGGCCAGTACGGGCTGTTGCCCGACAAGTGGGCCTACACCCTCGGCGGTGCCGGCCTCACGATGGCCACGGCGCTCTGGTTCCGCGAGCACGACGTCGCCGCGGTCGCCACCGACAGCCTCGCCTTCGAGGTCTACCCCTTCGATGGCGGCATGACCCTGCCCGTCCACCTGCTCCACCTGGTGGAGATGGGCATGACCCAGGGCCAGAACTGGGTGCTCGACGACCTCGCCGCCGACTGCGCCGACGACGGCCAGTACGACTTCCTCCTGGAGGCCTCCCCGTTGCCCTTCGTGCGGGCGGTGGGGTCACCCGTGAACCCCGTGGCGGTCAAGTAG
- the menC gene encoding o-succinylbenzoate synthase, which translates to MRLEAVELRVVELPLVSPFRTSFGTELVKECVVLRAVTDAGEGWGECVAMTDPFYSSEFLTGAAEVLRRWLVPALFTAGDEVTADAVRPLTEHVKDHRMAKAALEMAVLDAELRAAGVSLATHLGATESWVPSGVSVGIQPSIAELVDVVDGYLADGYRRIKLKIEPGFDVDAVRAVRDHIGPDVPLQVDANTAYTVADAEHLAGLDELDLLLIEQPLAEDDVAGHVELAMRLRTPVCLDESILSAAGAVDAIDRGACSVVNIKAGRVGGYLEAVRVHDACRERGVPVWCGGMVETGLGRAANAALAALPGFTLPGDTSGSDRFFTTDLTEPLVLRDGGLDVPTAPGLGVTPIPELLERFTTHAEWLRPS; encoded by the coding sequence GTGCGGCTGGAGGCGGTGGAGCTGCGGGTGGTCGAGCTGCCGCTCGTCTCGCCGTTCCGGACGTCGTTCGGCACCGAGCTGGTCAAGGAGTGCGTCGTGCTGCGGGCGGTCACCGACGCCGGCGAGGGCTGGGGCGAGTGCGTCGCCATGACCGACCCCTTCTACTCCTCGGAGTTCCTGACCGGCGCCGCCGAGGTGCTGCGGCGCTGGCTGGTGCCGGCGCTGTTCACGGCGGGCGACGAGGTGACGGCTGACGCGGTGCGGCCCCTCACCGAGCACGTGAAGGACCACCGCATGGCCAAGGCGGCGCTGGAGATGGCCGTCCTCGATGCCGAGCTGCGGGCCGCCGGCGTGTCGCTCGCCACCCACCTCGGCGCCACCGAGTCGTGGGTCCCCTCGGGCGTGTCGGTGGGCATCCAACCGTCGATCGCCGAGCTGGTCGACGTGGTCGACGGCTACCTGGCCGACGGCTACCGGCGCATCAAGCTGAAGATCGAGCCGGGCTTCGACGTGGACGCCGTCCGGGCCGTCCGCGACCACATCGGTCCCGACGTGCCGCTGCAGGTCGACGCCAACACCGCCTACACGGTGGCCGACGCCGAGCACCTCGCCGGCCTCGACGAGCTCGATCTGCTGCTGATCGAGCAGCCCCTCGCCGAGGACGACGTGGCCGGCCACGTGGAGCTGGCCATGCGCCTGCGCACGCCGGTGTGCCTCGACGAGAGCATCCTCTCGGCTGCCGGCGCGGTCGACGCCATCGACCGCGGCGCCTGCTCGGTGGTCAACATCAAGGCCGGGCGGGTCGGCGGCTACCTCGAGGCGGTGCGGGTGCACGACGCCTGCCGGGAGCGGGGGGTGCCCGTCTGGTGCGGCGGCATGGTCGAGACCGGTCTCGGTCGGGCGGCCAACGCCGCGCTGGCGGCGCTGCCCGGCTTCACCCTCCCGGGCGACACCTCCGGCTCCGACCGGTTCTTCACCACCGACCTCACCGAGCCCCTGGTCCTCCGCGACGGCGGCCTCGACGTCCCCACCGCCCCCGGCCTCGGCGTCACCCCGATCCCCGAGCTCCTCGAGCGCTTCACCACCCACGCCGAGTGGCTCCGCCCCTCGTGA
- a CDS encoding SDR family oxidoreductase: MPGYLEGKSIAITGAGRGIGRAVALLAAAEGAKVVVADYGVSMSGEDPSSEVADAVVAEIVAAGGEAVAVADTVTTMEGGERIVQTAIDSFGKIDGVVTVAGNLRERMFFNMSEDEWDAVVETHLKGTFTVFRAAAPHFKAQSSGRFVAFTSGAFAGSIAQANYASAKGGIVSLVRSVAAGMHRYGVTANAIAPVARTRMSENVPMELEMGGPEDVAPMVAYLLSDKAQEVTGQIYTANGGTIAVWDQPHEVREMKKDGRWTLEEIEARFDEVGIEPMPLIAMIEERRAAAASGEKPNAS; the protein is encoded by the coding sequence ATGCCTGGCTACCTCGAAGGAAAGTCCATCGCGATCACCGGCGCCGGCCGGGGGATCGGGCGAGCGGTGGCGTTGCTGGCCGCCGCCGAGGGGGCCAAGGTGGTCGTGGCCGACTACGGCGTCTCCATGTCGGGTGAGGACCCCAGCAGCGAGGTCGCCGACGCCGTCGTGGCCGAGATCGTCGCCGCCGGCGGCGAGGCCGTGGCCGTGGCCGACACCGTCACCACCATGGAAGGCGGCGAGCGCATCGTCCAGACCGCCATCGACTCGTTCGGCAAGATCGACGGCGTCGTCACCGTGGCCGGGAACCTCCGCGAGCGCATGTTCTTCAACATGTCCGAAGACGAGTGGGACGCGGTCGTGGAGACCCACCTCAAGGGCACCTTCACCGTGTTCCGGGCCGCCGCCCCCCACTTCAAGGCGCAGTCGTCGGGCCGCTTCGTCGCCTTCACCTCGGGGGCCTTCGCCGGCAGCATCGCCCAGGCCAACTACGCGTCGGCCAAGGGCGGCATCGTCTCGCTCGTACGCAGCGTGGCCGCCGGCATGCACCGCTACGGCGTCACCGCCAACGCCATCGCCCCGGTGGCCCGCACCCGCATGTCCGAGAACGTGCCCATGGAGCTCGAGATGGGAGGCCCCGAGGACGTCGCTCCGATGGTGGCCTACCTGCTCTCGGACAAGGCCCAGGAGGTCACCGGCCAGATCTACACCGCCAACGGCGGCACCATCGCCGTCTGGGACCAGCCCCATGAGGTGCGGGAGATGAAGAAGGACGGCCGGTGGACCCTCGAGGAGATCGAGGCCCGCTTCGACGAGGTGGGCATCGAGCCGATGCCGCTGATCGCAATGATCGAGGAGCGTCGGGCCGCCGCCGCCTCGGGTGAGAAGCCGAACGCCTCCTGA
- a CDS encoding universal stress protein — translation MGEMIVGYDGSDCAKAALAKAIELGKVSGDGIAVVFGYEPPSMRAGGPVGYQRDLIEQMGRERIAEAMATLEGTGVTATSVEIEELPADALIDVAEERGATMIVIGTRGESPVVGAILGSTAYKLLHRSTVPVLVVPAVPTED, via the coding sequence ATGGGCGAGATGATCGTCGGCTACGACGGGTCGGACTGCGCGAAGGCGGCGCTGGCCAAGGCCATCGAGCTGGGCAAGGTCTCGGGGGACGGCATCGCCGTGGTGTTCGGCTACGAGCCGCCCTCCATGCGCGCCGGCGGCCCGGTCGGCTACCAGCGCGACCTCATCGAGCAGATGGGCCGCGAGCGCATCGCCGAGGCCATGGCCACCCTCGAGGGCACGGGCGTCACCGCCACCTCGGTCGAGATCGAGGAGCTCCCCGCTGACGCCCTGATCGACGTCGCCGAGGAGCGGGGCGCCACGATGATCGTCATCGGCACCCGCGGCGAGAGCCCCGTGGTCGGCGCCATCCTCGGCTCCACTGCCTACAAGCTCCTGCACCGCTCGACGGTGCCGGTCCTGGTGGTGCCGGCCGTCCCCACCGAGGACTGA
- a CDS encoding acyl-CoA dehydrogenase, translated as MPLGVSDDHLALHAAASRWASDRCPPAVPRSLLDRDDEPLPEFWGELAGLGWLGLHIDEAHGGEGYGLGELAVVLEELGRVCAPGPFLPTVLTSSLIQRHGTATQRDRWLPGLADGSVRGAVAFGAGVLTNDAGAASERPHASGTLRPVLGGGLAELFVVPVEIEGREHWYVVDRGEVDVTLLPSLDPTRRVAAVTADGAALSLDAALVGVTRRHVLDLAVTLLAAESVGGAAWCLDTAAGYAKVREQFGRPIGQFQAVKHRCADLLLSLEQARAAAWDAAREADEGAEDALAAAVAGALVPEAYAAAAKDCIQVLGGIGFTWEHDAHLYLKRSMAVRALTGGAGPWRRRVADLAAADARRSLAVELPEGHDEIRAEVRRFVAETTAADKAEWTPRMADAGYLVPYWPPPWGRGAGPVEQLVIDEEFAAAKLRRPHLQVGAWVLPTLIAHGTPDQQERWIPGTLRGEISWCQMFSEPGAGSDLASLTTRAQRAEGGWLLTGQKVWTTLAHQADFAICLARTNPDRPKHDGITCFIVDMDAEGLDIRPLRELTGHEMFNEVFLDEVFVPDDAVVGAVDDGWRAARTTLENERVSMGSGPSFGPGVENLLRLALGGGHADDPVVLDQLGALLAEGQSLAVLGLRTTLRALAGAEPGPESSVRKLLGVEHEQRVQEAGLALLGDQGAVVDGEAGLWIAGFLGNRCLTIAGGTSEVQRNVIAERLLGLPRDPEPTKEH; from the coding sequence GTGCCCCTCGGCGTCTCCGACGACCACCTCGCACTGCACGCCGCCGCCTCGCGTTGGGCGTCGGACCGCTGCCCGCCGGCGGTGCCGCGCTCGCTGCTCGATCGTGACGACGAGCCGTTACCGGAGTTCTGGGGCGAGCTCGCCGGCCTCGGCTGGCTGGGCCTGCACATCGACGAGGCGCACGGCGGTGAGGGCTACGGACTGGGTGAGCTCGCGGTGGTGCTCGAGGAGCTGGGGCGGGTCTGCGCGCCCGGGCCCTTCCTCCCCACGGTCCTGACCAGCTCGCTGATCCAGCGGCACGGCACCGCCACGCAGCGCGATCGCTGGTTGCCGGGCCTGGCCGACGGGTCGGTGCGGGGTGCGGTCGCATTCGGCGCCGGCGTCCTGACCAACGACGCGGGGGCCGCTTCCGAGCGACCGCACGCGTCGGGCACCCTGCGCCCGGTGCTCGGCGGCGGTCTCGCCGAGCTGTTCGTGGTGCCGGTCGAGATCGAGGGCCGTGAGCACTGGTACGTGGTCGATCGGGGCGAGGTCGACGTGACCCTCCTGCCCAGCCTCGACCCCACCCGTCGGGTGGCCGCGGTCACCGCGGATGGCGCGGCCCTCTCGCTCGACGCTGCGCTCGTGGGTGTCACGCGACGCCACGTGCTGGACCTCGCCGTCACCCTCCTCGCCGCGGAGTCCGTCGGTGGGGCCGCGTGGTGTCTCGACACCGCGGCCGGGTACGCGAAGGTGCGCGAGCAGTTCGGGCGCCCGATCGGCCAGTTCCAGGCGGTGAAGCACCGCTGCGCCGACCTGCTGCTGTCCCTCGAGCAGGCGCGGGCCGCGGCGTGGGACGCGGCTCGTGAAGCCGACGAGGGGGCCGAGGACGCCCTCGCCGCCGCGGTGGCCGGCGCGCTCGTGCCGGAGGCCTACGCCGCGGCGGCGAAGGACTGCATCCAGGTGCTCGGCGGCATCGGCTTCACCTGGGAGCACGACGCCCACCTGTACCTGAAGCGCTCGATGGCCGTCCGCGCGCTCACCGGCGGCGCCGGGCCCTGGCGGCGACGGGTGGCCGACCTCGCCGCCGCCGATGCCCGCCGCTCCCTCGCCGTGGAGCTGCCCGAGGGCCATGATGAGATCCGAGCCGAGGTCCGCCGCTTCGTGGCCGAGACCACCGCGGCCGACAAGGCCGAGTGGACACCGAGGATGGCCGACGCGGGGTATCTCGTTCCCTACTGGCCCCCACCCTGGGGCCGGGGTGCGGGGCCCGTCGAGCAACTCGTCATCGACGAGGAGTTCGCCGCGGCCAAGCTCCGTCGCCCCCACCTCCAGGTGGGGGCGTGGGTGCTCCCCACCCTGATCGCCCACGGCACGCCCGACCAGCAGGAGCGTTGGATCCCCGGCACCTTGCGCGGGGAGATCTCGTGGTGCCAGATGTTCAGCGAGCCCGGCGCGGGCTCCGACCTCGCCTCACTGACCACGCGCGCCCAGCGCGCCGAGGGCGGCTGGTTGCTCACCGGCCAGAAGGTGTGGACGACCCTGGCCCACCAGGCCGACTTCGCCATCTGCCTCGCACGAACGAACCCAGATCGGCCCAAGCACGACGGCATCACGTGCTTCATCGTCGACATGGACGCGGAGGGCCTCGACATCCGCCCGCTCCGCGAGCTGACCGGCCACGAGATGTTCAACGAGGTCTTCCTCGACGAGGTCTTCGTGCCCGACGACGCGGTGGTGGGCGCCGTCGACGACGGTTGGAGAGCGGCGCGCACCACGCTCGAGAACGAGCGGGTGTCGATGGGCAGCGGCCCGTCGTTCGGTCCCGGGGTCGAGAACCTGCTGCGTCTGGCGCTCGGCGGCGGTCACGCCGACGACCCCGTGGTGCTCGACCAGCTCGGTGCCCTCCTGGCCGAGGGTCAGAGCCTCGCCGTGCTCGGCCTGCGCACCACCCTGCGGGCACTCGCCGGCGCCGAGCCCGGCCCCGAGTCGAGCGTCCGCAAGCTGCTGGGCGTCGAGCACGAGCAGCGGGTGCAGGAAGCGGGGCTGGCCCTCCTGGGGGACCAGGGCGCGGTCGTCGACGGCGAGGCCGGCCTCTGGATCGCAGGATTCCTCGGCAACCGCTGCCTCACCATCGCCGGCGGCACCAGCGAGGTGCAACGCAACGTGATCGCCGAGCGCCTGCTCGGTCTTCCCCGAGACCCCGAACCGACGAAGGAGCACTGA
- a CDS encoding enoyl-CoA hydratase/isomerase family protein gives MLHRVENGVAWITLNRPEAANAITPSQRNRLIELLADASASLHVRAVVLTAAGTKGFCTGADLRAAQPGPTEPPPEGAPERAIGDVTRMIANGAQRLIAAIMDCEKPVIAAVNGTAAGIGAHMALAADLVIAAEGVRFIEVFVRRGIAPDGGGAYLLPRIVGLHKAKELIFFGDDLPADEALRLGIVNKVVPADELEAAAREWAERLAAGPTKAIGLSKWLLNRSLDVDRTTHFGEEAMVQDLIMTSFDANEGVNSFKERRPTEFKGW, from the coding sequence CTGCTCCACCGGGTCGAGAACGGCGTGGCGTGGATCACCCTGAACCGCCCCGAGGCCGCCAACGCCATCACGCCGAGCCAGCGCAACCGGCTGATCGAGCTGCTGGCCGACGCCTCGGCGTCGCTGCACGTGCGGGCGGTCGTCCTCACCGCCGCGGGCACGAAGGGCTTCTGCACCGGCGCCGACCTGCGGGCCGCCCAGCCCGGGCCCACGGAGCCGCCGCCGGAGGGTGCCCCCGAACGGGCCATCGGTGACGTCACCCGCATGATCGCCAACGGCGCCCAGCGCCTGATCGCCGCGATCATGGACTGCGAGAAGCCCGTCATCGCCGCGGTCAACGGCACGGCGGCGGGCATCGGCGCCCACATGGCCCTCGCCGCCGACCTCGTGATCGCCGCCGAGGGCGTGCGCTTCATCGAGGTGTTCGTGCGCCGGGGCATCGCCCCCGACGGCGGCGGCGCCTACCTGCTCCCCCGCATCGTCGGCCTGCACAAGGCCAAGGAGCTCATCTTCTTCGGAGACGACCTGCCCGCCGACGAGGCGCTGCGGCTCGGCATCGTCAACAAGGTCGTCCCCGCCGACGAGCTCGAGGCCGCCGCCCGGGAGTGGGCCGAGCGCCTCGCCGCCGGGCCGACCAAGGCCATCGGGCTGTCCAAGTGGCTGCTCAACCGCTCGCTCGACGTCGACCGCACCACCCACTTCGGCGAGGAGGCCATGGTCCAGGACCTGATCATGACCAGCTTCGACGCCAACGAGGGCGTGAACAGCTTCAAGGAGCGCCGCCCCACCGAGTTCAAGGGCTGGTAG
- a CDS encoding APC family permease — translation MGDSTLVEPGGGGGTGAGAGAGAGEKGLKGGALGLLSTVVIGVASTAPGYSLAATLGFVITAVGFQSAAIMWVAFIPMAFTAASYYYLNRADPDCGTTFSWVTRAMGPTAGWFGGWAIIVADVIVMAALAQIAGIYTFLLFGADGLANDTFWVTTLGVVFIVVVTWICYIGIEVSAKTQYFLLAMELVALGLFTVIALVRVYFGDVEGSVDPSLSWLNPFEIQSTSALVTGILLAVFIYWGWDSAVTVNEESEDAAKTPGRAAVISTLVLVGIYVVVTIAAMAFGGVEALADQDDVLAVLGDEVMGTTLGKLLIIAVLTSAAASCQTTILPTTRTSLSMAAKGAAPKYFARIHPRFYTPSTSTIWMGILSVVWYVGLTIVSEDVLNDSLLSLGLMIAFYYGLTAFACVVYYRKHLFTSAKNLVYIGLFPLLGGLMLTWVLVKSIMDYWDPANSESGDELFGVGLPVVIALVFMLVGVALMVAQRVKEPEFFARRAETPTDAVARGDAIAEGSLIVEDEGAVMLDEED, via the coding sequence ATGGGAGACTCGACGTTGGTCGAGCCGGGCGGGGGTGGCGGCACCGGTGCCGGCGCCGGTGCCGGTGCCGGTGAGAAGGGCCTCAAGGGCGGGGCCCTCGGCCTGCTGTCCACGGTGGTCATCGGCGTGGCGTCGACCGCGCCGGGCTACAGCCTCGCCGCCACCCTGGGCTTCGTCATCACCGCAGTGGGCTTCCAGTCCGCCGCGATCATGTGGGTGGCCTTCATCCCCATGGCCTTCACCGCGGCGTCCTACTACTACCTGAACCGGGCCGATCCTGACTGCGGCACGACGTTCTCCTGGGTCACCAGGGCCATGGGCCCGACCGCGGGATGGTTCGGTGGCTGGGCGATCATCGTCGCCGACGTGATCGTGATGGCCGCCCTGGCCCAGATCGCCGGCATCTACACCTTCTTGTTGTTCGGAGCCGACGGCCTGGCCAACGACACCTTCTGGGTCACCACGCTGGGGGTGGTGTTCATCGTCGTGGTCACCTGGATCTGCTACATCGGCATCGAGGTCTCGGCGAAGACGCAGTACTTCCTGCTCGCGATGGAGCTCGTCGCCCTCGGGCTCTTCACGGTGATCGCTCTCGTCCGGGTGTACTTCGGCGACGTCGAGGGCTCGGTCGACCCGTCGCTCAGCTGGCTCAACCCCTTCGAGATCCAGAGCACCAGCGCCCTCGTCACCGGCATCCTGCTGGCCGTGTTCATCTACTGGGGCTGGGACTCCGCGGTCACCGTCAACGAGGAGTCCGAGGACGCGGCGAAGACCCCCGGTCGTGCGGCCGTGATCAGCACGCTCGTGCTCGTCGGGATCTACGTCGTGGTCACCATCGCGGCCATGGCCTTCGGCGGCGTCGAGGCGCTCGCCGACCAGGACGACGTGCTCGCCGTGCTCGGCGACGAGGTGATGGGCACCACCCTCGGCAAGCTGCTCATCATCGCGGTGCTCACCTCGGCGGCGGCTTCGTGCCAGACAACGATCCTGCCCACCACGCGGACGTCGCTTTCGATGGCGGCCAAGGGGGCGGCGCCGAAGTACTTCGCCCGCATCCACCCGCGCTTCTACACGCCGAGCACGTCCACGATCTGGATGGGCATCCTCTCGGTGGTCTGGTACGTGGGGCTGACCATCGTGTCCGAGGACGTGCTCAACGACTCGTTGCTGTCACTGGGCCTGATGATCGCCTTCTACTACGGGCTCACGGCCTTCGCCTGCGTCGTGTACTACCGCAAGCACCTGTTCACGAGCGCCAAGAACCTCGTCTACATCGGGCTGTTCCCGCTGCTCGGCGGGCTGATGCTCACCTGGGTGCTGGTGAAATCGATCATGGACTACTGGGATCCCGCCAACTCCGAGTCGGGCGACGAGCTCTTCGGGGTGGGCCTGCCGGTCGTGATCGCCCTGGTCTTCATGTTGGTGGGCGTGGCCCTGATGGTCGCCCAGCGCGTCAAGGAACCGGAGTTCTTCGCCCGTAGGGCCGAGACCCCGACCGACGCAGTGGCACGCGGCGACGCCATCGCCGAGGGGTCGTTGATCGTGGAGGACGAGGGCGCCGTGATGCTGGACGAGGAGGACTGA
- a CDS encoding superoxide dismutase, whose product MAQYTLPDLPYDFGALEPHYSAEVLELHHDKHHAAYVKGANDTLEKLAAARDSGEFESIVGLQKTMAFNLSGHILHSIFWTNLSPDGGDKPEGDLADAIVESFGSFDGFKGQLTAATTTVQGSGWGVLAYDPMGGRLFVEQVYDHQGNIGQSAAPLLVFDAWEHAFYLQYKNVKADYVDALWNIVSWENVADRFARAKKLDIGS is encoded by the coding sequence ATGGCTCAGTACACGCTTCCCGACCTGCCCTACGACTTCGGCGCCCTGGAGCCCCACTACTCCGCCGAGGTGCTCGAACTGCACCACGACAAGCACCACGCCGCCTACGTGAAGGGCGCCAACGACACCCTCGAGAAGCTGGCCGCGGCCCGCGACTCGGGCGAGTTCGAGTCCATCGTCGGGCTCCAGAAGACGATGGCGTTCAACCTCTCGGGTCACATCCTGCACTCCATCTTCTGGACCAACCTCAGCCCCGACGGGGGCGACAAGCCCGAGGGCGACCTCGCCGACGCCATCGTCGAGAGCTTCGGCTCGTTCGACGGCTTCAAGGGCCAGCTCACCGCGGCCACCACGACGGTGCAGGGGTCGGGTTGGGGCGTCCTCGCCTACGACCCCATGGGCGGGCGCCTCTTCGTCGAGCAGGTCTACGACCACCAGGGCAACATCGGCCAGAGCGCGGCGCCCCTGCTCGTGTTCGACGCCTGGGAGCACGCGTTCTACCTCCAGTACAAGAACGTGAAGGCGGACTACGTCGACGCCCTCTGGAACATCGTCAGCTGGGAGAACGTGGCCGACCGCTTCGCCCGGGCCAAGAAGCTCGACATCGGCAGCTGA